A stretch of Penaeus vannamei isolate JL-2024 chromosome 18, ASM4276789v1, whole genome shotgun sequence DNA encodes these proteins:
- the LOC113802884 gene encoding uncharacterized protein: MKAPSSSSQITKAWVEYMLTDYECKKTPETTITVKTYEIRNATKPGESFNAELILLDVQAHLGSPNAEEDKEYNLIVKFLSGDALTSEIIKRCGYHIKEFMMYSEVVKELNDFQAERANNEFRLDIPEYIYGKCTDKEYVLVMQNIKVLGYETGPKKEGLEFHHAKLAVNHIARLHAVSYAYDKSHNFLEKYSCFKFSNAISSFFKPVVWASLLNSIKFLKSKKGYEDMVHKLETGKTTLPVKFAAMWDDQTRHKFLCLTHGDFWNSNLMYKHSEGMQDEIRKIESLKLIDWQISQWNNPVFDLHYMLNTSTSFEMRRDHAEEILRHYHATFTDATNKLGTPVPNWNYEQFRAEFDRTSLVGFLMGMCLIQGTLSKAGETINHSGSTCLNNACCYPCKVVVDKIKSGLAKIIVSFAFKPSSEYFMRASVKSVLSPIGQELVEGSNEVLNRRLLDLLTEADEKGVLDVLML; encoded by the coding sequence cCACAAAGCCAGGCGAGAGTTTCAACGCTGAGCTGATTCTTTTAGATGTCCAAGCACATCTAGGAAGCCCAAATGCCGAAGAAGATAAGGAGTATAATCTTATCGTAAAGTTCTTGAGTGGTGATGCATTAACAAGTGAAATAATAAAAAGGTGTGGGTATCACATCAAAGAATTTATGATGTACTCTGAAGTTGTGAAGGAATTAAACGACTTTCAAGCCGAAAGGGCTAACAATGAATTCCGACTAGACATCCCCGAATACATATATGGTAAATGTACTGATAAGGAATATGTCCTAGTTATGCAGAATATTAAGGTGCTGGGGTATGAAACTGGTCCTAAGAAAGAAGGACTTGAGTTCCACCATGCAAAATTGGCTGTGAATCATATTGCACGATTGCATGCTGTGTCCTATGCTTATGATAAGTCCCATAATTTTCTGGAGAAGTACTCATGTTTCAAATTTAGCAATGCAATTAGCAGTTTTTTCAAGCCAGTTGTATGGGCATCTTTATTAAATAGCATCAAATTTCTAAAAAGTAAGAAGGGTTATGAAGATATGGTTCATAAGTTAGAGACAGGGAAAACAACACTCCCTGTTAAGTTTGCAGCAATGTGGGATGATCAAACAAGACATAAATTTTTATGTCTTACCCACGGGGATTTTTGGAACAGTAATTTGATGTATAAGCACAGTGAAGGAATGCAGGATGAAATTCGTAAGATTGAATCTTTGAAACTCATTGATTGGCAAATATCTCAGTGGAATAATCCAGTGTTTGACCTCCATTATATGTTGAATACATCTACCTCATTTGAAATGAGAAGAGACCATGCAGAAGAAATTTTAAGACATTATCATGCAACCTTTACAGATGCAACAAATAAACTAGGTACCCCTGTACCTAATTGGAATTATGAACAATTCAGAGCAGAGTTTGACAGAACATCACTTGTAGGTTTCCTCATGGGAATGTGTCTCATTCAAGGAACACTAAGTAAAGCTGGAGAAACTATCAACCATTCAGGGTCTACATGCCTTAATAATGCTTGCTGCTATCCTTGTAAGGTTGTGGTTGACAAAATCAAATCTGGCTTGGCCAAAATAATTGTATCGTTTGCATTCAAACCATCCTCAGAATACTTTATGCGAGCAAGTGTTAAAAGTGTATTGAGTCCAATTGGCCAAGAGTTGGTAGAGGGGAGTAATGAGGTACTGAATAGACGTCTTCTGGACCTCTTGACAGAAGCAGATGAGAAGGGAGTACTTGATGTCCTCATGTTGTAA
- the Rpt1 gene encoding 26S proteasome regulatory subunit 7, with the protein MPDHLGSDMRKTKEENKEEEAIKVLDEADISLLKTYGQGPYTKVIKNIEDDIQKAVKKVNDLTGIKESDTGLAPPALWDLAADKQTLQNEQPLQVARCTKIINADSEDPKYIINVKQFAKFVVDLADSVAPTDIEEGMRVGVDRNKYQIHIPLPPKIDPSVTMMQVEEKPDVTYSDVGGCKEQIEKLREVVETPLLHPERFVNLGIEPPKGVLLFGPPGTGKTLCARAVANRTDACFIRVIGSELVQKYVGEGARMVRELFEMARSKKACLIFFDEIDAIGGARFDDGAGGDNEVQRTMLELINQLDGFDPRGNIKVLMATNRPDTLDPALMRPGRLDRKVEFGLPDLEGRAHIFKIHAKSMSVERDIRFDLLARLCPNSTGAEIRSVCTEAGMYAIRARRKVATEKDFLDAVNKVIKAYAKFSATPRYMTYN; encoded by the exons GGCCAAGGACCATACACCAAAGTCATCAAGAACATTGAAGATGACATCCAAAAGGCAGTGAAGAAAGTGAATGACCTCACTGGCATCAAGGAGTCTGATACTGGTCTGGCCCCACCAGCACTGTGGGATTTGGCAGCCGATAAACAAACCCTCCAGAATGAGCAACCACTTCAG GTTGCAAGATGCACAAAGATCATCAATGCTGATTCAGAGGATCCCAAATACATAATTAATGTTAAGCAGTTTGCAAAGTTTGTGGTGGATCTTGCTGATTCTGTTGCACCTACAGATATTGAAGAAGGAATGAGGGTGGG TGTGGATCGTAATAAGTATCAGATTCACATTCCTCTGCCTCCCAAGATTGATCCCTCTGTGACTATGATGCAAGTTGAGGAGAAGCCAGATGTCACTTACTCTGATGTGGGAGGATGTAAGGAGCAGATCGAAAAGCTTCGGGAAGTAGTTGAGACTCCCCTCTTACAT CCTGAGAGATTTGTTAACCTGGGTATTGAGCCTCCAAAGGGTGTCTTGTTATTTGGGCCCCCAGGAACTGGCAAGACTCTTTGTGCTCGTGCAGTGGCTAACCGAACTGATGCCTGCTTTATTCGTGTTATCGGCTCAGAATTAGTCCAGAAATATGTTGGAGAG GGAGCTCGAATGGTGAGAGAGCTTTTTGAGATGGCCCGCAGCAAGAAGGCTTGTCTCATCTTCTTTGATGAAATTGACGCCATTGGTGGAGCCCGGTTTGATGATGGTGCAGGAGGTGATAATGAAGTGCAGAGAACTATGTTAGAGTTGATTAACCAGTTGGATGGATTTGATCCACGTGGAAATATCAAG GTTCTCATGGCCACAAATAGACCAGACACCTTGGACCCTGCTTTGATGAGACCAGGCCGTTTGGATAGGAAAGTTGAATTCGGTCTCCCTGACTTAGAAGGTCGTGCTCACATCTTCAAAATCCATGCCAAGAGTATGTCCGTTGAAAGGGACATTCGTTTTGATCTTCTTGCTCGACTTTGTCCTAACAGTACAG GTGCTGAGATCCGATCTGTCTGCACAGAAGCTGGTATGTATGCCATTCGAGCACGTAGGAAGGTTGCTACAGAAAAGGATTTCCTTGATGCTGTAAACAAGGTCATCAAGGCCTATGCAAAATTCTCGGCTACACCTCGATACATGACGTACAATTAA